One genomic window of [Clostridium] scindens ATCC 35704 includes the following:
- a CDS encoding class C sortase, which yields MKRKITTFIFGLLFLIGFAVLIYPTVSNQWNTYRQQQLISNYDKAVSNMTPEDFDKAWKAAENFNNSFDLNNIFGDVFSTQSDLNDIKDTEYWKVLNVGGNGIMGYLTIPKINVELSIYHGTSDEVLQTGVGHLNGTKLPMGGKSTHSVLSAHRGLPSAKLFTDIDQMKKGDRFYLHILDKNFAYEVDQILSMVDKDDHEALEQALQIEEGQDYVTLFTCTPYGVNTHRLLVRGHRIPYDGEELESSLTDSMVQAIQNYYMLFLLLGLAVTAIMIILMKHLFKPHRKQARKDSEEGKK from the coding sequence ATGAAGCGTAAGATAACGACATTTATATTTGGATTATTGTTCCTAATCGGATTCGCAGTTCTCATATATCCGACTGTCTCTAATCAATGGAATACTTACAGGCAGCAACAGCTGATCTCAAACTATGATAAAGCGGTCAGCAATATGACGCCGGAAGATTTTGATAAGGCGTGGAAGGCCGCCGAGAATTTTAACAATTCGTTCGACCTTAATAATATCTTTGGCGATGTCTTCAGCACGCAGTCCGATCTGAATGACATCAAAGACACAGAATACTGGAAAGTTTTGAATGTAGGCGGTAATGGAATTATGGGATATCTGACGATTCCCAAGATTAATGTAGAGCTTTCTATTTACCATGGAACCTCCGACGAGGTATTACAGACAGGCGTCGGACACCTGAACGGAACAAAACTTCCGATGGGCGGCAAGAGTACGCATAGCGTCCTCTCTGCTCACAGAGGGCTTCCATCGGCAAAACTATTTACAGATATCGACCAGATGAAGAAGGGAGACAGATTCTATCTTCATATTCTGGATAAGAATTTTGCATATGAAGTAGACCAGATTCTTTCAATGGTTGATAAGGATGACCACGAGGCGCTGGAGCAAGCCCTTCAGATTGAAGAGGGCCAGGATTATGTAACTTTATTTACCTGCACGCCGTACGGCGTGAACACGCACCGGCTTCTAGTGAGAGGCCACAGGATTCCTTACGATGGGGAAGAACTGGAAAGCAGCCTGACAGACTCCATGGTGCAGGCGATTCAGAATTACTATATGTTATTCTTGTTACTTGGCTTGGCAGTGACTGCGATCATGATCATACTAATGAAACATCTGTTCAAGCCTCATAGAAAGCAGGCTAGAAAAGATTCGGAGGAGGGTAAGAAGTGA
- a CDS encoding class C sortase: protein MKKKYSNIIIVAVFIIGLSLLLYPTIANKWNTYRQSKLISNYDAKVEELKKAGKIDYEKEWKNARDYNSALVPMILPDSFAIADAKEEKDRFYESCLNITGDGIMGMVEIPKIDVELPIYHYTTEEVLKNAAGHLEGSSLPVGGKSTHSVISAHRGLPSAILFTDLDKMKKGDHFMIHVLDDILCYEVDRISIVKPEDTSDLNVEKGKDLMTLLTCTPYGVNTERLLVRGHRVPYKEAYSSEKDSSISLETNYILWVVIGLLLTAALIGGMYVRERKKKHEA, encoded by the coding sequence ATGAAGAAGAAATATTCTAACATTATAATCGTGGCTGTTTTTATCATAGGGCTGTCCTTGCTGCTGTATCCAACTATAGCGAACAAATGGAATACATACAGGCAGTCAAAACTTATCAGCAATTATGACGCCAAAGTGGAAGAACTTAAGAAAGCCGGAAAGATTGATTATGAAAAAGAGTGGAAGAACGCGCGGGATTATAACAGCGCGCTGGTTCCAATGATTCTGCCCGATTCTTTTGCCATTGCTGACGCAAAGGAAGAAAAGGATAGATTCTATGAGTCGTGTCTGAATATTACAGGCGATGGCATAATGGGGATGGTGGAGATTCCAAAGATTGATGTGGAACTGCCAATCTACCATTATACTACCGAGGAGGTGCTTAAGAATGCGGCGGGGCATCTGGAAGGAAGTTCTCTTCCGGTAGGTGGGAAGAGCACCCACAGCGTGATCTCCGCACATAGAGGCCTTCCCAGCGCAATACTATTTACAGATCTGGATAAGATGAAGAAGGGCGATCACTTTATGATTCATGTTCTGGATGACATCCTCTGTTATGAAGTTGACAGGATCAGTATCGTGAAGCCGGAGGATACGTCGGATCTGAATGTAGAAAAAGGCAAGGACCTGATGACGCTTTTGACCTGCACGCCGTATGGAGTCAACACAGAGAGGCTTTTGGTAAGAGGTCACAGGGTCCCGTATAAAGAGGCTTATAGTAGTGAGAAAGATTCTTCTATCAGCCTGGAAACGAATTACATTCTCTGGGTAGTTATAGGATTGCTGCTTACGGCAGCATTGATAGGAGGAATGTATGTGAGGGAGCGTAAAAAGAAGCATGAAGCGTAA
- a CDS encoding SpaA isopeptide-forming pilin-related protein translates to MSKIKKALAMFLIFAMVLGMGITTFAAPGNANSKVTVQNADNATLTIAQVIETDNTAVTGWKFTDGAAAAYRTAFGGAENGDDDQRIIAGLIKYVDADAVIDDSIKDNIISADADKIAAALKGLSNDMFTPFVNGSAVTSAGVYAIRATEEGYVYSPMAVYVGFGKEDTTQINAKKAPNKVDKTAEDIEKVTEINKTVTYTAKSTIPYIPETDTNKTYVFADTLSGATYNVVNGKLPVDVKVGTREPVSYSADVTENADDTSSFVLDLSDLVQNNDYANQSIVISYDVTVTDTKVGNDIQVGNDKNNPNDKYGSDHEDVYTGQIILTKTGDGGKKLKDAQFKVYKKVKNDAGKEEILFAQFDKDNKLSGWGTEDAATVIVTGEDGTVKVQGLDLGTYYFKETKAPDGYSVNTTDSDAKLELKDGKPATAIVEATASMADTKLNALPGTGGIGTTIFTIGGCLIMIIAAALFFASRRKENK, encoded by the coding sequence ATGAGTAAGATCAAAAAGGCTCTAGCAATGTTTTTAATATTCGCTATGGTGCTGGGAATGGGGATCACTACCTTCGCGGCACCGGGCAATGCGAACAGTAAGGTTACTGTTCAAAACGCAGACAATGCTACGTTAACGATTGCGCAGGTAATTGAGACGGACAATACGGCGGTAACAGGATGGAAATTTACGGATGGCGCGGCAGCGGCATATAGAACTGCATTTGGCGGCGCGGAAAATGGAGATGATGATCAGAGAATTATTGCCGGTCTGATAAAGTATGTTGACGCAGACGCTGTAATTGATGATTCCATCAAGGATAACATAATCTCTGCGGACGCAGATAAGATTGCGGCAGCATTAAAAGGGCTTAGCAACGATATGTTTACGCCTTTCGTAAATGGCAGTGCAGTTACTTCCGCCGGCGTTTATGCGATCAGGGCAACAGAAGAAGGTTACGTATATAGTCCAATGGCAGTTTATGTAGGATTTGGCAAGGAAGACACAACACAGATCAATGCCAAAAAAGCGCCAAATAAGGTTGATAAGACTGCAGAAGATATAGAGAAAGTGACAGAGATCAATAAGACTGTTACATATACTGCAAAATCAACGATACCTTATATTCCTGAGACAGATACGAACAAGACCTATGTATTCGCGGATACATTGAGCGGCGCGACTTATAATGTAGTTAATGGAAAATTACCAGTGGATGTAAAGGTTGGAACAAGAGAGCCGGTATCTTACTCTGCCGATGTAACAGAAAATGCTGATGACACGTCTTCATTTGTATTAGATTTATCAGATTTAGTTCAGAATAATGACTATGCAAATCAGAGCATCGTAATCTCTTATGATGTTACAGTGACAGATACGAAAGTTGGAAACGATATTCAAGTAGGTAATGACAAAAATAATCCGAACGATAAGTATGGATCCGATCATGAGGATGTTTATACAGGCCAGATTATATTAACCAAGACCGGAGACGGTGGGAAAAAACTTAAAGATGCACAGTTCAAAGTATATAAGAAAGTAAAGAATGATGCGGGGAAAGAAGAAATTCTATTCGCGCAGTTTGACAAGGATAACAAACTGTCAGGCTGGGGAACGGAAGATGCAGCAACGGTCATTGTTACAGGCGAGGATGGAACCGTTAAAGTTCAGGGCCTGGATTTAGGAACCTACTACTTCAAAGAGACAAAGGCTCCGGATGGATACAGTGTAAATACGACGGATTCTGATGCTAAATTAGAGTTAAAAGATGGAAAACCGGCTACAGCAATTGTAGAGGCAACAGCTTCCATGGCGGATACGAAACTTAACGCCTTGCCGGGAACTGGTGGTATCGGTACGACAATCTTCACAATTGGCGGCTGCCTGATCATGATTATCGCAGCAGCACTGTTCTTTGCATCACGCCGCAAAGAAAACAAATAG